Proteins from a genomic interval of Desulfofustis limnaeus:
- a CDS encoding hemolysin family protein, translated as MPRTLVKASFPLLAGCLLLPATLALAATDPGSSAGHATSADRFLLVFYVFVALAVSFLCSIAEAVLLSITPSFIENEKSKHPKRAKLLKRLKQDDIDRSLAAILTLNTVAHTAGAIGAGAKASVVFGSTWFGLFSAIMTLLILYLSEIVPKTIGAVYWMKLVGPMSLFVRLIITLLYPLVWVSERLTKLIARDAKVHIFSRDELLAMTRIGEQAGHLNDRESRIIQNLFRFNVLKAEDVMTPRTVLATLSEKLPLQEAIGFLHNIQFSRIPVYKETIDDITGFVLRDDVLLKNSQGQGGDSLASLKRSIPVVPNTMPLSLLFDALLEQRQHIAIVVNEYGGTEGLVTLEDLVETLIGAEITDELDKVEDMRVLARRLWKERAAALGLDIDTSSSR; from the coding sequence ATGCCCAGAACCCTTGTCAAGGCGTCGTTTCCTCTGCTGGCGGGATGCCTGCTCTTGCCGGCAACACTGGCCCTGGCCGCCACCGATCCCGGATCGTCAGCCGGCCACGCCACCTCCGCCGATCGTTTTCTGCTCGTTTTCTACGTGTTTGTGGCGTTGGCCGTCTCGTTTCTCTGTTCCATCGCCGAAGCGGTGCTGCTGAGCATCACACCATCCTTCATCGAGAACGAAAAGTCCAAACACCCGAAGCGGGCCAAACTCCTGAAGCGGTTGAAGCAAGACGACATCGATCGCTCCCTGGCCGCCATTCTGACCCTCAACACCGTTGCCCACACCGCCGGGGCCATCGGTGCCGGCGCCAAGGCCTCGGTGGTCTTCGGCAGCACCTGGTTCGGCCTGTTTTCCGCGATAATGACGTTGCTGATCCTCTACCTCTCGGAGATCGTGCCCAAAACCATCGGCGCCGTGTACTGGATGAAACTGGTCGGCCCCATGAGCCTCTTCGTCCGTCTGATCATCACCCTGCTCTATCCGCTGGTCTGGGTATCCGAACGACTGACCAAGCTCATCGCGCGCGACGCCAAGGTCCACATCTTCAGTCGTGACGAGCTTCTGGCCATGACCCGTATCGGCGAGCAAGCGGGCCACCTCAACGACAGGGAGTCACGGATCATCCAGAACCTCTTCCGGTTCAACGTCCTGAAGGCCGAAGACGTGATGACGCCGCGCACCGTGCTGGCCACCCTGTCGGAAAAACTACCGCTGCAAGAGGCCATCGGCTTCCTGCACAACATCCAGTTCTCGCGCATCCCCGTCTACAAGGAAACCATCGACGATATCACCGGCTTTGTGCTGCGAGACGATGTATTGCTCAAAAATTCCCAGGGACAGGGGGGAGACTCCCTGGCCTCGCTGAAACGATCCATCCCCGTCGTCCCCAACACCATGCCGCTTTCCCTGCTGTTCGACGCCCTGCTCGAACAGCGGCAGCATATCGCCATCGTGGTCAACGAGTATGGGGGAACCGAGGGCTTGGTGACGCTCGAGGACTTGGTCGAGACACTGATCGGCGCGGAAATCACCGACGAGTTGGACAAGGTCGAAGACATGCGGGTCCTGGCCCGTCGGCTGTGGAAGGAACGGGCGGCAGCCCTGGGGCTTGATATCGACACCAGCTCATCCCGTTAG
- a CDS encoding c-type cytochrome translates to MLSTPVTRYLPAVFLATALFALLSGCSTPSGDAAQGQRWYTMHNCFACHGTNGDNGKAPEVRPLDMSYRQFLATVRDAGSPIMPTYAAEKISDQDVADIYAWLTSK, encoded by the coding sequence ATGTTGTCGACACCGGTCACCCGTTATCTTCCCGCCGTCTTCCTGGCGACTGCTCTGTTCGCTCTGCTGAGCGGCTGTTCGACTCCGTCCGGAGATGCCGCTCAAGGACAGCGTTGGTACACCATGCACAACTGCTTTGCCTGCCACGGAACCAACGGCGACAACGGCAAGGCGCCGGAAGTCCGCCCGCTGGACATGAGCTACCGACAGTTCCTGGCCACCGTCAGAGACGCCGGCTCTCCGATCATGCCCACCTACGCGGCGGAAAAGATCTCCGATCAGGACGTGGCCGACATCTACGCCTGGCTGACCAGCAAATAG
- a CDS encoding D-alanyl-D-alanine carboxypeptidase/D-alanyl-D-alanine-endopeptidase translates to MRSPARSYLLLLLCLLLLVRPGAAGAGENGQLLDPAIEQLISSGALLVTANGRPLLRSRSDEPFVPASTIKIATALIALEMLGPDYRFPTDLLLRPNGKLCIRGYGDPFLTSERVHQIATALHERGLRRITGVVLDDSSFALESLVDGSERSANPYDAPNGALAVNFNALPLLKDAQTGKLTSPEPQLPLLPLARDIGAQLPAGQHRVNVDSFAAAAGLSNPLRYTGELFQAVLPLHGIAVTGAIEMGPAGTEDRLLFRHESPKTVAQVIRACLKHSSNFIANQLFLASGARLHGHPATWQKGMAAAEEVLVRRHRLPADQFLMVEGSGLSRRNRVTASFMINLLEAFKPHAALLSTVQGIPLKSGTMRHIYCYAGYFTTADRFDPFVILLNQTHNTRRQLLDLLHRHHRDAKTPALSAISAHSAPGPR, encoded by the coding sequence ATGCGCTCGCCGGCTCGCTCCTATCTGCTCCTGCTGCTCTGCCTGCTCCTGCTCGTCCGACCAGGAGCAGCCGGCGCCGGGGAGAACGGGCAGCTGCTCGACCCGGCCATCGAGCAGTTGATCAGCAGCGGCGCTCTGCTCGTCACCGCCAACGGTCGTCCGCTCCTCCGCTCCCGCAGCGACGAACCGTTCGTGCCGGCCTCGACCATCAAGATCGCCACCGCCCTGATCGCCCTGGAGATGCTCGGCCCCGACTACCGGTTTCCCACCGACCTCTTGCTGCGTCCGAACGGCAAGCTCTGCATCAGAGGCTACGGCGACCCTTTTCTCACCTCCGAACGGGTGCACCAGATCGCCACCGCCCTGCATGAACGGGGCCTGCGCCGAATCACCGGAGTGGTTCTCGACGATTCCTCTTTCGCCCTCGAGTCCCTCGTCGACGGTAGCGAACGCTCGGCCAATCCCTACGATGCCCCAAACGGCGCGCTGGCCGTCAACTTCAACGCCTTGCCCCTGCTCAAAGACGCGCAGACGGGAAAGCTCACCAGCCCGGAGCCGCAATTGCCGCTACTGCCGCTGGCACGGGATATCGGCGCCCAGTTGCCGGCCGGCCAGCACCGGGTCAACGTCGATAGTTTTGCCGCCGCTGCCGGTTTGAGCAATCCCTTGCGCTATACGGGCGAGCTGTTTCAGGCCGTACTTCCCCTGCACGGCATCGCCGTCACCGGGGCCATCGAGATGGGTCCAGCCGGCACCGAGGATCGGCTGCTGTTCAGGCATGAGAGCCCAAAAACCGTCGCCCAGGTGATCCGGGCCTGCCTGAAGCACTCCAGCAATTTCATCGCCAACCAACTCTTCCTCGCCTCCGGTGCCCGACTCCATGGTCACCCGGCCACTTGGCAGAAAGGCATGGCCGCCGCCGAAGAGGTCCTCGTCCGCCGCCACCGCCTGCCCGCCGACCAATTCCTGATGGTTGAAGGGTCCGGGCTGTCCCGGCGCAACCGGGTGACCGCGTCGTTCATGATCAACCTGCTGGAGGCGTTCAAGCCGCATGCCGCGCTGCTTTCAACCGTGCAGGGCATCCCCCTCAAATCCGGGACCATGCGGCATATCTACTGCTACGCCGGATACTTCACTACGGCTGACCGGTTCGACCCCTTTGTCATCCTGCTCAACCAGACGCACAACACCCGGCGTCAACTGCTCGATCTGCTCCACCGCCATCACCGTGACGCCAAGACCCCGGCCCTGTCGGCCATCTCCGCCCATAGTGCGCCTGGTCCGCGGTGA
- a CDS encoding TrpB-like pyridoxal phosphate-dependent enzyme, giving the protein MMKKIVLRDDEMPTQWYNVVSDLPGGLRPPLDPETKQPMGPEKLAAVFPMGLLEQEMSDQRFIDIPEPVSEVLKIWRPSPLVRATKLEQALGTKAKIFFKNESVSPVGSHKPNSAVAQAYYNKREGVKRLTTETGAGQWGSALSLATNTFGLECVVYMVRVSFEQKPYRKSVMQTFGAKVIASPSSETNSGRAIRAKFPDTPGSLGMAISEALEDAASREDTKYALGSVLNHVVLHQSIIGLEAKKQMKIAGEFPDVVIGCCGGGSNFAGLAVPFVPDYLDGKKIRFVGTEPASCPSMTAGALAYDFGDTAQTTPLLYMHTLGHDFIPPGIHAGGLRYHGMAPIVSALIRDKIVEPMRLHQLECFEAGVLFARTEGIIPAPETCHAIRGAIIEAMREPDKPQTILFNLSGHGLIDMAAYDRYFAGELHDYDYPEEEIAASLATLPTV; this is encoded by the coding sequence ATGATGAAAAAAATCGTTCTGCGTGACGATGAGATGCCTACTCAGTGGTACAACGTGGTTTCCGATCTGCCCGGTGGCCTTCGTCCCCCGCTCGACCCTGAGACCAAGCAGCCGATGGGGCCGGAAAAACTGGCCGCCGTCTTCCCCATGGGCCTGCTGGAGCAGGAAATGTCCGACCAGCGTTTCATCGATATTCCCGAACCGGTTTCCGAAGTCCTGAAGATCTGGCGGCCGTCGCCGCTGGTCCGGGCCACGAAGCTGGAACAAGCGCTCGGCACCAAGGCAAAGATCTTCTTCAAGAACGAAAGCGTCTCCCCGGTCGGCTCCCACAAGCCCAACTCGGCCGTGGCCCAGGCCTATTACAACAAGCGCGAAGGCGTCAAGCGGCTGACCACCGAGACCGGCGCCGGCCAATGGGGCAGCGCCCTGTCCCTGGCCACCAACACCTTTGGCCTGGAGTGCGTTGTCTATATGGTCCGCGTCTCGTTCGAGCAGAAGCCGTATCGCAAGTCGGTCATGCAGACCTTTGGCGCCAAAGTGATCGCCAGCCCCAGCTCGGAAACCAACTCCGGGCGGGCCATCCGGGCCAAGTTCCCGGATACGCCCGGCTCCCTCGGCATGGCCATCTCCGAGGCGCTGGAAGATGCGGCCAGCCGGGAGGACACCAAATATGCGCTGGGCTCGGTGCTCAACCACGTGGTGCTGCACCAGTCGATCATCGGCCTGGAGGCCAAGAAGCAGATGAAGATCGCCGGCGAGTTCCCGGACGTGGTCATCGGCTGCTGCGGCGGCGGCTCAAACTTCGCCGGCCTGGCCGTACCCTTCGTCCCTGACTATCTGGACGGCAAAAAGATCCGTTTCGTCGGCACCGAACCGGCCTCCTGCCCCTCCATGACCGCCGGGGCGCTGGCCTACGATTTCGGCGACACCGCCCAGACGACGCCGCTGCTTTACATGCATACCCTGGGGCATGATTTCATTCCGCCGGGAATCCATGCCGGGGGGCTACGCTACCACGGTATGGCGCCCATCGTCTCGGCCCTGATCCGCGACAAGATCGTCGAGCCGATGCGGCTCCATCAGCTCGAGTGTTTCGAAGCCGGCGTCCTGTTCGCTCGAACCGAGGGCATCATTCCCGCCCCGGAGACCTGCCACGCCATTCGCGGGGCCATTATCGAGGCCATGCGCGAGCCGGACAAGCCCCAGACCATCCTGTTCAACCTCTCCGGCCACGGCCTCATCGACATGGCCGCCTATGACCGGTATTTCGCCGGAGAACTGCACGATTACGACTACCCGGAGGAGGAGATCGCCGCCTCGCTGGCCACGCTCCCCACGGTCTGA
- a CDS encoding TIGR03960 family B12-binding radical SAM protein, translated as MTDTAILPFVSRPGRYLGCEYHSITPHTGDDLLHWALVFPDLYEIGMSHQGLHILYHLLNSHPQVQAERSYCPAPDAEELLRAQHRPLTALESGRPLGSFDLLGITLPHELCYTNILTILDLAGLPFRAADRVDDQPLVIGGGACAFNAEPVAELFDAILLGDGEEAIFAISDLVRHHKRAGTARRDLVEALADIPGVYLPHHYQPRYDEAGRLMAIEVQPGKAERVRRRVLPDLDRLDHLTHPLVPNAKIVHDRLGVEIARGCTRGCRFCQAGITYRPVRERSVEQICALAEEGIARSGFDEIALLSLSTGDYSCLPQLLPRLMNRFAEQRVSLSMPSMRVGTLGADLMEQIKRVRKTGFTLAPEAGSERLRRAINKGITEEDLLASVENAFALGWNLIKLYFMIGLPGETLEDIDAIAELARKTGRAGKVSQRGRRRVNVSVGTFIPKPHTPFQWEPQLSIEQSRERIGRLRAALDRSGVHVKYHTPEQSYLEGVFSRGDRRLTELLIGAWRDGARLDSWSDYFNLERWLAAANRCGIDLDAYLRRRSLDEVLPWHHLDTGVDPEFLKRERQAAEQQLYTPDCRYHGCQKCGLCDFKTIRPLVQDPHRQVPPPGTTPAAPRTEAAPSRGQLSFITYERIGPICFLGHLEFMQAMVRSIRRAGLTPLFSQGFNPTPKLSFGPALPVGTESLCEFLLLEHRDPINESDSWIERLNQSLPPGVRVTAIRPYRGRLPQSIACSYRIDLPFPLEERDSGLIEAFLVAERFDIDRSRKNKTSRLDLRPLVHELAIIDRQTVTAVIAYHSGQPGCKPLELLAQVLQREPHSLLCSRVLKTAWQPLDP; from the coding sequence ATGACCGATACCGCTATTCTGCCCTTTGTCAGCCGCCCGGGCCGTTACCTGGGCTGCGAGTACCACAGTATAACGCCGCACACCGGCGATGATCTCCTCCACTGGGCGCTCGTTTTCCCCGATCTGTACGAGATCGGCATGTCCCACCAGGGACTGCACATCCTCTACCACCTGCTCAACAGTCATCCCCAGGTCCAGGCGGAACGGAGCTACTGCCCGGCCCCCGACGCCGAGGAGCTGCTGCGGGCGCAGCACCGACCGCTGACCGCTCTGGAGTCCGGAAGACCGCTGGGATCGTTCGATCTACTCGGCATCACCCTGCCCCATGAACTCTGTTACACCAATATCCTGACCATCCTCGATCTGGCCGGCCTGCCCTTCCGTGCCGCCGACCGCGTCGACGATCAGCCGCTGGTTATCGGCGGCGGCGCCTGCGCCTTCAATGCCGAACCGGTGGCCGAATTGTTTGACGCCATCCTGCTCGGCGACGGGGAGGAGGCGATCTTCGCCATCAGCGACCTGGTCCGCCACCACAAGCGGGCCGGAACCGCGCGCCGGGACCTGGTCGAAGCGCTGGCCGACATCCCGGGCGTCTATCTGCCGCATCACTATCAACCACGCTACGACGAAGCTGGCCGCCTGATGGCGATCGAGGTCCAACCGGGCAAAGCCGAGCGCGTTCGGCGCCGGGTCCTGCCCGATCTGGACCGACTCGACCACCTGACGCACCCGCTGGTACCCAACGCCAAAATCGTGCACGACCGACTCGGCGTCGAGATCGCCCGGGGCTGCACCCGCGGCTGCCGTTTCTGCCAGGCCGGCATCACCTACCGCCCGGTACGGGAACGCAGCGTCGAGCAGATCTGCGCCCTGGCCGAGGAGGGTATCGCCCGTTCCGGGTTCGACGAAATCGCCCTGCTCTCCCTGTCGACCGGCGACTACAGCTGCCTGCCCCAGCTGCTGCCGCGGTTGATGAATCGGTTCGCCGAACAGCGGGTGTCACTGTCCATGCCGTCGATGCGGGTGGGCACGCTGGGGGCCGACCTGATGGAGCAGATCAAGCGGGTGCGCAAGACCGGTTTCACCCTGGCCCCGGAGGCCGGCAGTGAACGGCTGCGCCGGGCGATCAACAAGGGGATCACCGAAGAGGATCTGCTCGCATCGGTGGAAAACGCCTTCGCCCTCGGCTGGAACCTGATCAAGCTCTACTTCATGATCGGCCTGCCCGGTGAGACGCTGGAGGACATCGATGCCATCGCCGAGCTGGCCAGAAAGACCGGGCGGGCCGGCAAGGTGAGTCAGCGCGGCCGGCGCCGGGTCAACGTCAGCGTCGGCACCTTCATCCCCAAACCGCACACCCCGTTTCAATGGGAACCGCAACTGAGCATCGAGCAGAGCCGAGAACGGATCGGTCGGCTGCGGGCCGCCTTAGACCGCAGCGGCGTGCACGTGAAATACCACACCCCTGAGCAGAGCTACCTGGAAGGCGTCTTTTCCCGCGGCGACCGCCGTCTCACCGAGTTGCTCATTGGTGCCTGGCGCGACGGGGCCCGCCTCGACAGCTGGAGCGACTACTTCAACCTGGAACGGTGGCTGGCCGCTGCCAACCGCTGTGGCATTGACCTCGACGCTTATCTGCGTCGACGATCCCTCGATGAGGTGCTCCCCTGGCACCACCTGGATACCGGGGTCGATCCGGAATTCCTCAAACGGGAACGGCAGGCCGCCGAACAGCAGCTCTACACGCCGGACTGCCGCTATCACGGCTGCCAGAAATGTGGCCTGTGCGATTTCAAGACGATCCGCCCGCTGGTGCAGGATCCGCACCGCCAGGTCCCGCCACCCGGCACGACCCCCGCCGCGCCCCGTACCGAGGCGGCTCCGAGCCGCGGCCAGCTCTCCTTCATCACCTATGAGCGAATCGGTCCCATCTGTTTTCTCGGACACCTGGAGTTCATGCAGGCGATGGTCCGTTCAATCCGCCGGGCCGGCCTGACGCCCCTTTTCTCCCAAGGTTTCAACCCCACCCCGAAACTCTCCTTCGGCCCGGCTCTGCCCGTCGGCACCGAGAGCCTCTGCGAGTTTCTGCTGCTGGAACACCGCGACCCAATCAACGAGAGCGACTCCTGGATAGAGCGGCTGAACCAATCCCTGCCGCCGGGGGTCCGCGTGACCGCCATCCGCCCGTACCGGGGCAGGCTGCCGCAATCGATCGCTTGCAGCTACCGCATCGATCTGCCCTTTCCCCTTGAAGAGCGTGACTCCGGCCTGATCGAGGCCTTTCTGGTTGCGGAGCGGTTTGACATCGACCGCAGCCGCAAAAACAAGACCTCCCGGCTCGATCTGCGGCCGCTGGTCCACGAACTGGCCATCATCGACCGGCAGACGGTCACGGCGGTGATCGCCTATCACAGCGGGCAACCAGGCTGCAAGCCGCTGGAGCTGCTGGCCCAGGTGCTGCAGCGCGAGCCCCATTCGCTGCTGTGCAGCAGGGTTCTAAAAACGGCCTGGCAGCCGCTCGATCCCTGA
- a CDS encoding AMIN domain-containing protein — MKRFLVSLAFISSLFLCAPVSGEPPLPEAIIESITYEKDDDNREKIVFKLNGAHIPKVFKIQGERPRVVFDFIDTRYSDLINRIADTQGRLIKGVRIGIHDNPPKTRVVVDLKAEEEYQFEQDFQIQENTLSITFYPSGSDEQEPMGPEPAEPPAKPAQAAALSAPDGPQPPDEQPPLPPGPPAEEEPDQPVAAAPAVEAAEDQPAAPVASTPALPAAAAEPAKDLEELLADAGSQPKAVVDPILSDVSFNRTEDNTEMVLFKLNDFYPPIVFAIEKGTPRVVCDFLDTKLDRAVRPMIGANGEFVSRIRVARHDNPEKVRVVLDLVPNRNYDLQQVFFKEDNLFIIVINEFEHEPAAAPAAVDVPVTR; from the coding sequence ATGAAACGATTTTTGGTTTCACTGGCGTTCATCTCCTCCCTGTTTCTCTGTGCTCCCGTCAGTGGTGAACCGCCCCTGCCGGAGGCCATCATCGAGTCGATAACGTATGAGAAAGACGATGATAATCGGGAAAAGATCGTTTTCAAACTAAACGGCGCTCATATTCCCAAGGTGTTCAAGATCCAGGGTGAGCGGCCGCGCGTGGTCTTCGATTTTATCGATACCCGCTATTCCGATTTGATCAACCGTATCGCCGATACGCAGGGACGGCTGATCAAGGGCGTGCGCATCGGCATCCACGACAACCCGCCAAAGACCCGGGTGGTGGTCGATCTCAAGGCGGAGGAAGAGTACCAGTTCGAACAGGATTTTCAGATCCAGGAGAACACCCTTTCCATCACCTTTTATCCGAGCGGCTCCGACGAACAGGAACCGATGGGGCCGGAGCCTGCCGAACCGCCCGCCAAACCGGCGCAGGCCGCCGCGTTGTCGGCCCCGGACGGACCACAACCGCCGGATGAGCAGCCGCCGTTGCCACCGGGTCCTCCTGCCGAAGAGGAACCGGACCAGCCGGTCGCCGCGGCCCCAGCCGTCGAGGCTGCCGAAGACCAACCGGCCGCCCCGGTGGCAAGCACACCGGCGCTGCCGGCCGCTGCGGCCGAACCTGCCAAAGATCTTGAGGAATTGCTTGCCGACGCCGGATCTCAGCCCAAGGCCGTGGTCGATCCGATCTTGAGCGATGTGTCGTTCAACCGGACGGAGGACAACACCGAGATGGTGCTCTTCAAGCTCAACGATTTCTATCCACCCATCGTGTTCGCCATCGAGAAGGGGACCCCCCGGGTAGTCTGTGACTTCCTCGACACCAAGCTCGACCGGGCGGTGCGTCCGATGATCGGTGCCAATGGGGAATTTGTCAGCAGGATCAGGGTGGCGCGGCACGACAACCCGGAGAAGGTTCGGGTGGTCCTCGACCTGGTTCCCAACCGCAATTACGATCTGCAGCAGGTCTTCTTCAAGGAAGACAATCTCTTTATTATCGTCATCAACGAATTCGAGCACGAGCCGGCGGCGGCACCGGCGGCGGTGGACGTGCCGGTCACCCGTTGA